From Halotia branconii CENA392, the proteins below share one genomic window:
- the cobO gene encoding cob(I)yrinic acid a,c-diamide adenosyltransferase translates to MKSDTPEELNSDKEIERLIDEVMSSNLPELTDEQYRQKMQRRKEVQERRIAQAVPEKGLIIVNTGNGKGKTTAALGMVLRSLGHGYRVAIVQFIKGGWEPAEKAVFSHWENQLEFHAMGEGFTWETQDRDRDLDKASAAWEKSLEYIFNPDFHVVLLDEINIAFKLGYLQIDEVLDGLAKKPPHKHVILTGRGAPAALIERADLVTEMTLIKHPFRDQGVKAQPGIEY, encoded by the coding sequence ATGAAAAGCGATACACCAGAAGAGTTAAACTCAGATAAAGAAATTGAGCGCTTAATTGACGAAGTAATGTCCTCAAATTTACCTGAGTTAACTGATGAACAGTACCGCCAGAAAATGCAGCGCCGTAAAGAAGTGCAAGAACGGCGCATAGCACAAGCTGTGCCAGAAAAAGGGTTAATTATTGTTAATACTGGCAACGGTAAAGGTAAAACTACTGCGGCTTTAGGTATGGTGTTACGATCGCTTGGTCATGGCTATAGAGTGGCGATCGTCCAATTTATCAAAGGAGGCTGGGAACCTGCGGAGAAAGCCGTTTTCAGTCATTGGGAAAACCAGTTAGAGTTTCACGCTATGGGTGAAGGTTTTACCTGGGAAACTCAAGACCGCGATCGCGATCTCGATAAAGCCAGCGCCGCTTGGGAAAAATCTTTAGAATACATCTTCAACCCAGATTTTCATGTAGTGCTACTGGATGAAATTAATATTGCTTTCAAGCTGGGTTATTTACAAATAGATGAAGTTTTAGATGGGTTAGCAAAAAAACCGCCTCATAAACACGTTATTCTTACAGGTAGAGGCGCACCAGCGGCTTTAATTGAGCGAGCTGACTTAGTAACCGAAATGACGCTAATTAAGCATCCTTTCCGCGATCAAGGCGTTAAGGCGCAACCAGGAATTGAGTATTAA
- a CDS encoding DNA/RNA non-specific endonuclease, giving the protein MKKSKIFRVLPIAAGTAIFFTLFNYLQTTAQTSSVHLRMGNPSNAGSSYSNRLLSKSQYAVSYNCYRGTPNWVSWQLNRSWLGSAPRQDDFRPDTTLPSGCYRVTSSDYTGSGFDRGHTAPSADRTNTVTNNSATFLMTNMIPQAPDNNQGVWASLESYCRDLVNNQNKELYIISGSYGTGGTGSNGFKTTIAGGKVTVPTRTWKVIVVLNSSNSSASSVTTNTRVIAVNIPNTQGIRNANWKNYRVSVDSIEANTGYNLLSNVSTSVQSTIEARVDTL; this is encoded by the coding sequence ATGAAAAAGTCTAAAATTTTCAGGGTTCTACCTATTGCTGCTGGTACAGCAATATTTTTCACTCTGTTTAATTATCTACAAACAACTGCCCAAACTTCAAGTGTTCATTTAAGAATGGGAAATCCCAGTAATGCCGGGAGTAGTTACAGCAATCGGTTATTGAGCAAATCTCAGTATGCAGTGTCTTACAATTGCTATAGAGGAACACCTAATTGGGTTAGTTGGCAATTAAACAGATCATGGCTAGGAAGCGCACCTCGCCAAGATGATTTTCGTCCAGACACTACATTACCTTCAGGCTGTTATCGAGTCACTTCTTCCGATTATACTGGTAGCGGATTTGATAGGGGACATACAGCTCCTTCAGCAGATAGAACAAACACAGTGACCAATAATTCTGCTACTTTTTTAATGACAAACATGATACCCCAAGCACCTGATAATAATCAGGGAGTATGGGCAAGTCTAGAAAGTTATTGTCGAGATTTGGTGAATAATCAAAACAAAGAACTTTATATTATTTCAGGTTCTTATGGTACTGGTGGTACAGGTTCAAATGGTTTCAAAACTACAATTGCTGGTGGTAAAGTTACTGTTCCGACAAGAACATGGAAAGTTATTGTAGTATTAAATTCATCAAATTCCAGTGCTAGTAGCGTCACTACTAACACAAGAGTAATTGCAGTCAATATACCTAATACACAAGGTATCAGAAATGCGAATTGGAAAAACTACAGAGTTAGTGTTGATTCTATTGAAGCGAACACTGGTTACAATTTGCTCTCTAATGTTTCTACATCTGTTCAAAGTACAATTGAAGCTAGAGTTGATACTTTGTAA
- a CDS encoding nuclease A inhibitor family protein yields MTNEITEKLNQATNGLLMMSESEYPFAVFLRSNQAQEPLTNQKLLQLTGHPPETSIETVELNYFFRNHAQEKEWYDETQKQNVPKFQSLVKTLKNNLTDIQVYRIGITNIDVYIVGKTPSGDLAGISTKVVET; encoded by the coding sequence ATGACTAATGAAATTACTGAAAAGCTCAATCAAGCTACCAATGGTTTACTAATGATGAGTGAATCAGAGTATCCATTTGCAGTTTTTTTGCGGTCTAATCAAGCTCAAGAACCTTTGACAAATCAAAAACTTCTCCAGTTAACAGGACATCCTCCAGAAACATCAATTGAAACAGTAGAACTAAATTATTTTTTTCGTAATCATGCTCAAGAAAAGGAATGGTATGATGAAACACAAAAACAAAATGTACCCAAATTTCAATCGCTCGTCAAAACATTAAAAAATAACCTGACTGATATTCAGGTTTATCGCATTGGTATCACAAATATCGATGTCTATATTGTTGGTAAAACTCCATCTGGAGATTTAGCTGGAATTTCAACAAAAGTTGTAGAAACATAA